In bacterium, the following are encoded in one genomic region:
- a CDS encoding tetrahydrofolate dehydrogenase/cyclohydrolase catalytic domain-containing protein: protein MNPQILDGRKLASKIDEQLARRIAVLKTAGTTPGLAILLKEGDKESAIFVRQKEKKCELLGIEVVIETLPKEGFLENATKIVARWNANPKLHGIVIQVPRGDASEMREVTKMVDPKKDVDCLHPENIGLLSFSKPRFLPPTPAGIHQLLIKNKINFDGKHVVIIGRGNLVGKPLALLLLQKKKDANATVTVCHRHTKDLAHHTKQADILVVAIGQKEFIGREYINKGCVLVDVGIHKVGDSWFGDVKHSEVDRLVSAVTPVPGGVGPMTVTMLLSNVILSAENYLV, encoded by the coding sequence ATGAATCCACAAATTCTCGACGGTCGAAAATTAGCTTCAAAAATCGATGAGCAATTAGCGCGTCGTATTGCCGTGCTTAAGACGGCCGGAACTACTCCCGGGCTGGCGATTTTGCTAAAAGAAGGAGATAAAGAGAGCGCAATTTTTGTTCGTCAAAAGGAAAAGAAATGTGAATTGCTGGGTATTGAGGTTGTTATTGAAACATTGCCCAAAGAAGGTTTTTTGGAGAATGCCACGAAGATTGTTGCAAGATGGAACGCAAATCCAAAACTGCATGGTATTGTGATTCAGGTCCCGCGGGGTGATGCGAGTGAAATGCGCGAAGTGACAAAGATGGTGGATCCAAAAAAAGACGTGGATTGTTTGCATCCGGAAAATATTGGTTTGCTGTCTTTTAGTAAGCCAAGATTTTTACCCCCAACACCGGCCGGTATTCATCAGTTGTTAATCAAAAATAAAATAAATTTTGACGGTAAACACGTTGTAATAATCGGTCGCGGAAATTTAGTGGGGAAGCCGTTGGCATTATTGCTTTTGCAAAAGAAAAAAGACGCTAATGCGACCGTGACCGTTTGTCATCGTCACACAAAAGATTTAGCTCATCACACAAAACAAGCCGATATTTTAGTTGTGGCGATCGGACAAAAAGAATTTATCGGCAGGGAATACATTAATAAAGGATGTGTGTTGGTTGATGTTGGAATTCACAAGGTTGGTGATAGTTGGTTCGGTGATGTAAAACATTCGGAAGTTGACAGATTAGTTTCCGCGGTAACACCTGTGCCGGGTGGCGTTGGTCCGATGACGGTGACGATGCTGTTGTCGAATGTAATTTTATCAGCAGAGAATTATTTAGTTTAG
- the secD gene encoding protein translocase subunit SecD, whose amino-acid sequence MTTKNKSLLGVLGIVLLTVLAVLIIIPNGRIPVVNKIFNKSFRLGLDLQGGTQLVYHADLASIKSDNKTESLQGVRDVIERRVNAFGVSEPRVQITGGISEARIVVELAGIKNPDDAIKLIGETPILDFREEGQINAENIKTENGALPIVWKPTELTGRNLTNAAVEYNQNSNAPEISLQFDSQGAKLFEDITGRNVGKRVGIFLDGSVLTAPTVQTKISDGRAVITGAYKVDEAKQLATRLNAGALPVAITLINRTSVGPTLGRDSLGRSMVAGVIGLLTMIIYMLVLYRYPGLLAAYALVLYALLNLAVYKILGVTMTLAGIAGFILSIGMAVDANVLIFERLKEELRNGRQLIPGVTGAFTEAWASIRDSNVSSLITCALLYMLGSSIVKGFALTLAIGILISMFSAISVTRTLLMASSNMKLFHNKKIYTDGLTTEVKK is encoded by the coding sequence GTGACGACTAAGAACAAATCACTGCTCGGGGTATTGGGGATTGTTTTGCTGACAGTTTTGGCAGTTTTGATCATTATTCCCAATGGTCGTATTCCGGTTGTTAACAAGATTTTTAATAAGAGTTTTCGGCTTGGTTTAGATTTACAGGGTGGAACCCAGCTTGTTTATCATGCCGATTTGGCATCAATAAAATCCGACAATAAAACTGAATCATTGCAAGGTGTGCGTGATGTTATCGAACGCAGGGTAAATGCCTTTGGTGTTTCCGAACCGCGCGTGCAAATTACCGGTGGTATTTCGGAAGCACGCATTGTGGTGGAATTGGCGGGTATTAAAAATCCGGATGACGCGATAAAGCTTATCGGCGAAACACCAATTTTAGATTTTCGCGAAGAAGGACAAATTAATGCCGAGAATATTAAAACAGAAAATGGGGCGTTGCCGATTGTTTGGAAGCCGACGGAATTAACGGGTCGTAATTTAACCAATGCGGCGGTGGAATATAATCAAAATTCAAACGCGCCGGAAATTTCTTTGCAATTCGACAGTCAAGGTGCAAAACTATTTGAAGATATTACGGGACGCAATGTTGGTAAGAGGGTGGGAATTTTCCTGGACGGTTCGGTGTTAACCGCGCCGACGGTTCAAACAAAAATTTCCGATGGTCGCGCCGTTATCACCGGCGCCTACAAGGTCGATGAAGCGAAACAACTGGCCACTCGTTTAAACGCGGGTGCTTTGCCTGTCGCTATCACGCTGATCAATCGCACTTCCGTTGGTCCAACGTTGGGGCGTGATTCACTTGGTCGCAGTATGGTGGCCGGTGTGATTGGACTTTTGACGATGATTATTTATATGCTTGTTTTGTATCGCTACCCGGGTCTTCTTGCCGCCTATGCATTGGTGCTATACGCATTACTCAATCTTGCAGTCTACAAAATTTTGGGCGTTACCATGACCTTGGCCGGTATTGCAGGCTTTATTCTGTCGATTGGGATGGCTGTGGACGCGAATGTCTTGATTTTTGAACGACTCAAAGAAGAACTGCGCAATGGTCGGCAACTTATTCCCGGTGTGACCGGGGCGTTTACGGAGGCTTGGGCTTCGATCCGCGATTCGAACGTATCGAGTCTAATTACCTGCGCGCTTTTGTATATGCTTGGCTCCAGTATTGTTAAAGGTTTCGCGTTAACGCTGGCGATTGGTATTCTTATCAGTATGTTTTCCGCAATTTCCGTTACTCGGACACTTCTGATGGCGTCGTCAAACATGAAACTTTTTCACAATAAGAAAATTTATACCGACGGGTTAACCACGGAGGTTAAGAAGTAA
- the secF gene encoding protein translocase subunit SecF yields MLLKFLSISKTARYWFSFSSVLIVLSFVAMGVWGLRPGIDFVGGSIMEVRGQNATVVSIRTALEKNNQKSIEVQSTGNNSVQVRMQQLDNDQHTKLLADLLKEFPGLEELRFDSVGPIFSKDLVFKSILAIVLSSFGILIYLAFVFNKSSAIVSSWAFGIFAVVALIHDVVIIAGFFAVYAHYFSASADSLFVSAILTVIGFSVHDTIVIYNRVKSNLRILRLPFGELVDLSVLETFTRSVNTSVTTLLVLLSLLFFGGSTIRPFVATLCFGIILGSYSSVFVAAPLLVWWQERNKKKK; encoded by the coding sequence ATGCTGCTTAAGTTTCTAAGTATTTCAAAAACAGCGCGTTATTGGTTTAGTTTTTCCAGTGTTTTGATTGTGTTGAGTTTTGTTGCGATGGGTGTTTGGGGGTTGCGTCCCGGGATCGATTTTGTCGGTGGCAGTATTATGGAAGTGCGTGGGCAAAACGCGACGGTTGTCTCTATTAGAACGGCCCTTGAGAAAAATAACCAAAAAAGCATTGAAGTGCAGTCCACCGGCAACAATAGCGTTCAGGTGAGGATGCAACAATTGGATAACGATCAGCACACGAAACTTTTGGCGGATTTGTTGAAGGAATTTCCCGGGTTAGAAGAACTGCGTTTTGACAGTGTTGGCCCAATCTTTAGCAAGGACTTGGTTTTCAAATCTATTTTGGCAATCGTGTTGTCTTCGTTTGGAATTCTTATTTATCTGGCGTTCGTATTTAATAAATCCAGCGCGATTGTTTCTTCGTGGGCATTTGGTATTTTCGCTGTAGTTGCCCTTATTCATGATGTAGTGATTATTGCCGGTTTCTTCGCGGTTTATGCGCACTATTTCAGTGCCTCGGCGGACTCATTGTTTGTTTCCGCTATTTTGACGGTGATCGGCTTTTCGGTGCACGACACCATTGTTATTTATAATCGGGTGAAATCCAATTTAAGGATATTGCGGTTGCCGTTTGGCGAATTAGTTGATTTGAGTGTATTGGAAACATTTACGCGTTCCGTAAATACATCGGTAACAACGTTATTGGTTTTGCTTTCCTTGTTGTTCTTCGGTGGTAGCACTATTCGACCATTTGTCGCGACACTCTGTTTTGGTATTATTTTGGGTTCCTATTCCTCGGTCTTCGTAGCCGCACCACTTTTGGTTTGGTGGCAGGAACGGAACAAAAAGAAAAAATAA
- a CDS encoding AAA family ATPase codes for MPIIQNKIIGNSALVDFLNKLVDADKMPTSVLLAGPAMVGKSTILDSVAQRIICVDGTICGHCSGCTIGTINHPDVLRLGASEEESLRKGISNLLKRIHQKPVLGKKLIVFLENIDEFYWASSPLLLKALEDAPSFVIFFLTAENLEAVLPTIRSRSMVRYVGPIGAIALKEQLSRQFVARGKQVPPSSQTAVNDVDLIDQIVSLAGGRPGLAIRLFEDSVLREKYGSWRANLLNMPNLTVGERSQFAETIDKAGEGKEVMNLLQSLLRERLAEDAIVKKVRIGSFKNFLGTIRRSREATAMFKANIPQRLVLEYVFFNQ; via the coding sequence ATGCCAATTATACAAAACAAGATTATCGGCAATTCCGCCCTCGTCGATTTTCTAAATAAGCTTGTCGATGCCGACAAAATGCCCACTTCCGTCCTCTTGGCCGGTCCGGCAATGGTTGGTAAGTCGACGATATTGGATAGTGTTGCTCAACGGATTATTTGTGTTGATGGAACAATTTGCGGTCATTGTTCCGGTTGTACAATCGGAACAATAAACCATCCGGATGTTTTGCGTCTTGGTGCTTCCGAAGAAGAATCGTTGCGAAAGGGAATAAGCAATCTTTTGAAACGTATTCACCAAAAACCGGTGCTTGGGAAAAAACTGATTGTTTTTCTGGAAAATATTGATGAATTTTATTGGGCGTCATCACCGCTTTTATTAAAAGCGTTGGAAGACGCGCCAAGTTTTGTAATCTTCTTCTTAACCGCGGAAAATTTGGAAGCGGTGCTTCCCACAATTCGGTCTCGTTCGATGGTGCGGTATGTTGGCCCGATTGGCGCTATTGCTTTAAAAGAGCAACTTTCTCGACAGTTTGTCGCAAGGGGTAAACAGGTTCCGCCGAGTTCTCAAACTGCCGTCAATGATGTAGATTTAATAGACCAGATAGTTTCGCTGGCCGGCGGTCGGCCGGGTCTGGCGATAAGGCTTTTTGAAGATAGCGTGCTACGAGAGAAATATGGGTCTTGGCGCGCTAACTTGCTGAATATGCCAAATCTGACCGTTGGTGAAAGGTCGCAATTTGCGGAAACGATCGATAAGGCCGGAGAGGGAAAGGAAGTAATGAATTTATTACAAAGTTTGCTAAGAGAGCGTTTAGCGGAAGATGCTATCGTGAAAAAAGTGCGCATCGGCAGTTTTAAGAATTTTTTAGGAACCATTAGGCGCAGTCGCGAGGCCACGGCAATGTTTAAGGCCAATATTCCTCAAAGATTGGTTCTGGAATACGTTTTCTTTAATCAATAA
- the frr gene encoding ribosome recycling factor, producing the protein MKNIKLSPNFEPAVSHLTEQLRGIRTGRASTGLVEGVTVDYYGTQTRLKDMASITTPGAQLIQIEPWDKNAVSNVVKAIEISSLGLNPTVAGSIIRLNLPQLTEDRRKELVKVVGKYVEEAKIAVRNVREKLLREIKNQLDAKDLSEDEHRGEKDTIQKEVNDALLVIDEEGKEKEAELLSV; encoded by the coding sequence ATGAAAAACATAAAGTTATCTCCAAATTTTGAGCCGGCTGTCAGTCATCTGACAGAACAGTTGCGTGGTATTCGTACCGGTCGTGCGTCAACCGGCTTAGTGGAGGGGGTAACTGTCGATTATTATGGAACACAAACGCGTCTAAAAGATATGGCGTCTATCACCACCCCCGGCGCGCAACTTATTCAAATTGAACCATGGGACAAAAATGCGGTTAGCAATGTTGTAAAAGCGATTGAAATTTCTTCCTTGGGCCTTAATCCAACCGTTGCCGGTTCAATTATTCGTTTAAATTTACCGCAACTTACGGAAGATCGAAGAAAAGAGTTGGTAAAAGTTGTTGGCAAATATGTTGAAGAAGCAAAAATCGCCGTCAGGAATGTGCGGGAAAAATTATTGCGTGAAATTAAAAACCAATTGGATGCCAAAGACCTTTCAGAGGATGAACATCGTGGCGAAAAAGATACGATTCAAAAAGAAGTGAATGATGCGTTGCTTGTAATTGACGAAGAAGGTAAGGAAAAGGAAGCTGAACTTCTTTCTGTCTAA
- a CDS encoding site-2 protease family protein — MVTIIIFVLVLLVLIVSHEFGHAMAAWLTGCRVEEFGVGFPPKLFGKKIGDTLFTVNAVPLGGFVRITGEDGVTGVDGTTTVDKKSFANKNFVVKLIILVAGVTMNILLAVVIYTIIAGVGSSVPIEGIPANLPIVDKRVEIVAVEKNDILAKTNIKAGDVISKVGDQIVADSAAAATAIKSFTGSELFLTLKNEKETRIVNIKFNGQHEAGKPVGLSLLDVGTYRVVWYQAPIEGVRATVRVVKMTATGIGGLFYNLIWQRQVPSDVAGPVGIAKIVGQVGSQGVLPLMELMAVLSVNLALINILPIPALDGGRVLFVIIEALGIRTFRGKIEQMAHSIGFVLLILLVLLITINDIRRIIHP; from the coding sequence ATGGTAACAATAATAATCTTCGTTCTTGTTCTCCTCGTACTGATTGTTTCGCACGAGTTTGGACACGCTATGGCGGCTTGGTTAACGGGTTGTCGGGTGGAGGAATTTGGTGTTGGATTCCCGCCAAAATTATTCGGAAAAAAAATTGGTGATACATTGTTTACCGTCAATGCTGTGCCATTGGGCGGGTTTGTGCGGATTACCGGTGAAGACGGAGTGACCGGCGTGGACGGCACAACCACAGTTGATAAAAAGTCGTTTGCGAATAAAAACTTTGTCGTAAAATTGATTATTTTGGTCGCGGGGGTGACGATGAATATCTTGTTGGCGGTGGTAATTTATACGATTATTGCCGGTGTTGGTTCCAGTGTTCCTATTGAAGGAATTCCCGCCAACCTGCCGATTGTGGATAAGCGAGTTGAGATTGTCGCCGTAGAAAAAAATGATATTCTAGCAAAAACAAACATTAAGGCCGGAGATGTAATTAGTAAAGTTGGGGATCAAATTGTCGCAGATTCGGCAGCCGCCGCTACGGCGATTAAAAGTTTTACGGGAAGCGAACTTTTCTTGACATTAAAAAACGAAAAAGAGACCAGAATTGTTAATATAAAATTTAACGGCCAACACGAGGCGGGAAAACCGGTCGGTCTTTCTTTGCTGGATGTTGGTACTTATCGCGTGGTTTGGTATCAAGCGCCGATCGAGGGCGTAAGGGCAACCGTGCGCGTGGTCAAAATGACGGCAACCGGTATAGGTGGTCTTTTTTACAATCTTATTTGGCAAAGACAGGTTCCATCTGATGTTGCCGGTCCGGTTGGGATTGCAAAGATTGTTGGACAAGTTGGCAGTCAGGGGGTACTTCCACTAATGGAACTAATGGCGGTCTTGAGCGTAAATTTGGCGTTGATAAATATCTTACCAATTCCTGCCCTAGACGGCGGTCGGGTGTTGTTTGTGATAATCGAGGCGTTGGGAATTCGCACATTTAGAGGGAAAATTGAACAAATGGCCCATTCGATTGGGTTTGTCTTGCTCATTTTACTGGTTTTGCTTATAACAATTAATGATATTAGACGTATCATTCATCCATGA
- a CDS encoding proline--tRNA ligase, translating to MKTMKKPSQKVQRQSKYFCKTTRETPKDVESNSHAFLIRGGYIRESVAGRYYFLPLGYKVQQKIMDVVREEMNNVGAQEMLAPILHPLELWKETNRTNTTGFELMKVKDRRGGEFALGGTAEEMFVDLVRQFKLSYKDLPFQLYQFSTKFRDELRARGGLLRVREFIMKDGYSFHRNEEDFKETYEKMKIAYTKMFDRLGLKTAIVESDNGYIGGEYCHEFIVESEIGESKYFTTDDGAYSAHEDVAKFRKLDVENTDEAEKEREDVEGVGIVGVEELAKFLKIPAEKTTKTILFENEKGEVVAVAVSGIYDINETKLKNVLDCTQLKLASPEVVEKVTGATVGYAGILNLPNGVKVVMDESLQGRKNFECGANKTNFHSININFGRDLPEPEKYYDIALAKAGYLAPDGKQKLIEKKGIEVGNIFQLGYHYTKLMKGAVYIDADGKEKPFYMGCYGFGIGRTMATIAEKYHDEKGLMWPSVVAPFDVHVVSLKDNEYAGKVAETLSNEGFEVLFDERDGASVGEKFADSELIGIPVQVIVSERGAKENIVEIRQRRDLKNSQKISRDSEQILVVVNKMLEAVK from the coding sequence ATGAAAACCATGAAAAAACCATCTCAAAAAGTCCAAAGACAGTCTAAGTATTTTTGTAAAACCACAAGGGAAACACCCAAGGATGTTGAGTCCAATTCGCACGCATTTTTAATCAGGGGCGGGTATATTCGTGAATCCGTCGCGGGGCGTTATTACTTCTTACCGTTGGGTTATAAAGTGCAACAAAAAATAATGGATGTAGTGAGAGAAGAAATGAATAATGTCGGTGCGCAAGAAATGTTAGCACCAATTTTGCATCCTCTGGAACTTTGGAAAGAAACTAATCGCACAAACACAACCGGCTTTGAGTTGATGAAAGTCAAAGATCGTCGGGGAGGAGAATTCGCGCTTGGCGGTACAGCAGAAGAAATGTTTGTTGATCTTGTTAGACAATTTAAATTGAGCTACAAAGATTTGCCATTTCAGCTATATCAATTCTCAACAAAGTTTAGAGATGAACTAAGGGCGCGTGGTGGTTTACTGCGCGTGCGTGAATTTATTATGAAAGATGGTTATTCATTTCATCGCAACGAGGAAGATTTCAAAGAGACTTATGAAAAAATGAAAATTGCTTATACGAAAATGTTTGACCGTCTGGGTCTCAAAACGGCAATTGTTGAGTCGGATAACGGTTATATCGGTGGCGAATATTGCCACGAGTTTATTGTTGAATCAGAAATCGGCGAGAGTAAATATTTTACAACCGATGATGGTGCTTATTCGGCGCATGAAGATGTGGCGAAATTTAGAAAATTGGATGTAGAAAACACAGATGAGGCGGAGAAAGAAAGAGAGGATGTGGAAGGGGTCGGTATTGTTGGTGTGGAAGAGCTTGCTAAGTTTTTAAAAATTCCGGCCGAAAAAACAACAAAGACTATTCTTTTTGAAAATGAAAAGGGTGAAGTGGTCGCGGTAGCAGTAAGCGGTATTTATGACATCAATGAAACGAAACTAAAAAACGTTCTTGATTGTACGCAATTAAAATTGGCTTCGCCGGAAGTTGTAGAAAAAGTTACCGGGGCAACAGTTGGATATGCAGGTATTCTGAATTTACCCAATGGTGTAAAAGTTGTGATGGACGAATCACTTCAGGGTCGAAAGAATTTTGAGTGCGGTGCCAATAAGACAAATTTTCATTCGATTAACATTAATTTTGGACGCGATTTGCCTGAACCGGAAAAATATTATGATATTGCTTTGGCCAAAGCGGGATATTTGGCACCAGATGGAAAGCAGAAACTAATCGAGAAAAAGGGAATTGAGGTGGGGAACATTTTCCAGCTCGGGTATCATTACACAAAATTAATGAAGGGCGCGGTTTATATTGACGCGGATGGAAAAGAAAAGCCGTTTTATATGGGTTGTTATGGTTTTGGGATCGGACGTACAATGGCGACCATCGCCGAAAAATATCACGATGAAAAAGGATTGATGTGGCCAAGCGTGGTAGCGCCATTTGATGTTCACGTTGTTTCGCTTAAGGACAATGAGTACGCGGGTAAAGTGGCGGAAACGCTAAGCAATGAAGGTTTTGAAGTTTTGTTTGACGAACGGGATGGCGCGTCGGTTGGTGAAAAATTCGCGGATAGCGAACTAATCGGTATTCCCGTGCAGGTGATCGTTAGTGAACGCGGAGCGAAGGAAAATATCGTCGAAATCAGACAGCGTCGAGATTTGAAAAATTCACAAAAAATTAGTCGTGATAGCGAACAAATATTGGTAGTGGTTAATAAAATGTTGGAGGCGGTTAAGTGA
- a CDS encoding rod shape-determining protein has protein sequence MFDRLFGKFSQDLGIDLGTANTLVYSKGKGIVINEPSVVAMNTKTKQILAIGTEARKMVGKTPAHIVATRPLRDGVISDFEITEHMLRYFIDKVHHDSFSLVPRPRVIIGVPSGVTEVEKRAVEDAAMRAGARKAFLIEEPMAAAIGSRLPVQDSAGNLIVDIGGGTTEVAVISLGGVVVSRSLRIAGDELSENVIQYARDEFNLLLGERTAEGIKIGIGSAWELSEPLEMPMRGRDLVTGLPKEVIVNDTQIREALSRSVRTIVNSVKATVEETPPELLADIMERGIVLSGGGALLRGLDKLIASTTHIPTRVADDPLTAVVRGTGIVLEELESLQEVLAPSPSPKPLR, from the coding sequence ATGTTTGATCGACTATTCGGAAAATTTTCCCAGGATTTAGGGATCGATTTGGGCACCGCCAACACGCTTGTCTACAGCAAGGGAAAGGGAATTGTAATAAACGAACCATCGGTAGTGGCAATGAACACCAAGACCAAACAGATTTTGGCGATTGGCACCGAGGCGCGAAAAATGGTTGGTAAAACACCGGCCCACATTGTCGCCACGCGCCCACTCCGTGATGGTGTTATTTCCGATTTCGAAATTACCGAGCACATGTTGCGTTATTTTATTGACAAAGTGCATCATGATTCGTTTTCGTTGGTGCCAAGACCACGCGTAATTATCGGTGTCCCGTCCGGTGTTACGGAGGTGGAAAAACGCGCCGTGGAAGACGCGGCCATGCGCGCCGGGGCACGCAAAGCTTTTCTTATTGAGGAACCAATGGCCGCGGCGATTGGTTCGAGACTTCCTGTTCAAGATTCGGCGGGAAATTTAATCGTTGATATTGGTGGAGGTACAACCGAAGTGGCCGTTATCTCTTTGGGAGGTGTCGTAGTGAGCCGTTCATTAAGAATTGCCGGAGACGAATTGAGCGAAAACGTCATTCAATACGCGCGTGATGAATTTAATTTGCTTTTGGGTGAACGTACAGCGGAAGGAATAAAAATCGGGATTGGGTCGGCTTGGGAACTTTCGGAACCGTTAGAAATGCCGATGCGAGGACGCGATCTTGTAACCGGACTTCCAAAGGAAGTAATTGTGAACGATACGCAAATTCGTGAAGCGTTAAGTCGTTCTGTGCGGACAATCGTCAACAGCGTTAAGGCCACAGTAGAAGAAACACCGCCGGAATTATTAGCCGATATTATGGAGCGGGGAATTGTCTTATCGGGTGGTGGCGCGCTTTTAAGAGGGTTAGATAAATTAATCGCGTCAACAACACATATTCCAACGCGTGTTGCCGATGATCCGTTAACCGCCGTCGTGCGAGGCACAGGCATTGTGTTGGAGGAATTGGAGTCATTACAGGAAGTGTTAGCCCCCTCCCCATCCCCAAAACCGTTGCGCTAG
- a CDS encoding DUF2779 domain-containing protein, with the protein MMISKTEYMMFLKHPAWLWLKKHNPKKLPPVTAGTQALFDSGHRFEQYAEKLFPVGVRLGFDNYGEYLSLPERTTKALADGAKTIFQGRFEFNQLTFICDIVDVVGDKTVDLIEIKSSTTAKDEHEFDLAFQMVVLEGCGFTVRNISVIHVNNDYVREGEVDPKAITKTSEITEAVKAKREYTKERIEQALKVANSDKCPDLSPSFVQLGSVGDWLNIYRSLADVKPLSIYDLCSISAQTIGELEKSGVELIVDIRDDVKLNFKQSLQVRATKQGGAIINKDTIKQFLDELIFPLYFFDYETLSSSVPYFDGMRPYKQYPFQYSLHILDAPDLELRHMGYLHKDNSDPAEVLSKTLRAQIGESGSVVTWNMGFEKGCNELIGSRLPEYADFYKSLNNRIVDLMTPFSTGLYVDKDFKGSASIKNVLPVLVPELSYKNLGIQEGGSAQRLWMEAILDGKRINEKEKILSDLHEYCKLDTLAMVEIYRRLRGLT; encoded by the coding sequence ATGATGATTTCTAAAACCGAATATATGATGTTTTTGAAGCACCCGGCTTGGCTGTGGTTAAAAAAACATAACCCAAAAAAACTTCCACCGGTTACGGCCGGCACGCAAGCGCTTTTTGATTCCGGTCACCGGTTTGAGCAATATGCCGAGAAACTTTTTCCCGTTGGCGTTCGTCTTGGTTTTGATAATTATGGCGAATATCTATCATTACCCGAGCGTACCACGAAGGCACTGGCTGATGGCGCAAAGACGATATTTCAGGGTCGTTTTGAGTTTAATCAACTCACTTTTATTTGTGACATTGTGGATGTTGTTGGGGATAAAACCGTTGATCTTATTGAAATAAAATCGAGTACGACGGCAAAAGATGAACACGAATTTGATTTGGCATTTCAAATGGTCGTGCTTGAAGGGTGTGGTTTTACGGTACGCAATATCTCGGTTATTCATGTCAATAATGATTATGTACGTGAAGGAGAAGTTGATCCGAAAGCAATAACAAAAACAAGCGAAATTACCGAAGCGGTGAAGGCTAAACGTGAATATACCAAGGAGCGAATTGAGCAGGCGTTGAAGGTGGCAAATTCGGATAAGTGTCCCGATCTTTCTCCCTCGTTTGTTCAGCTTGGTTCGGTTGGGGATTGGCTGAATATCTACAGAAGTCTTGCGGACGTTAAACCATTGAGTATTTATGACTTGTGTAGCATTAGCGCGCAAACAATCGGCGAGTTGGAAAAGTCGGGTGTAGAGTTGATTGTTGATATACGCGACGATGTTAAATTAAACTTTAAACAGTCGCTTCAGGTGCGCGCTACCAAACAAGGGGGAGCAATTATTAATAAAGATACAATCAAGCAGTTTTTGGATGAACTGATATTTCCACTTTATTTCTTTGATTATGAAACTCTTTCCAGCAGTGTGCCTTATTTTGATGGGATGCGTCCGTATAAACAATATCCATTTCAGTATTCGTTGCATATTCTTGACGCACCGGACTTAGAGCTTCGTCATATGGGTTATTTGCACAAAGACAACTCCGATCCGGCGGAAGTGTTGAGTAAAACTCTAAGGGCGCAAATTGGGGAATCCGGTTCCGTTGTTACGTGGAATATGGGTTTTGAAAAAGGTTGCAACGAACTTATCGGTTCCAGGTTGCCGGAATATGCCGATTTTTATAAATCGCTCAACAATAGAATTGTCGATTTGATGACTCCTTTTTCGACGGGTTTGTATGTTGATAAGGATTTCAAAGGAAGCGCTTCGATTAAAAATGTTTTACCTGTTTTGGTGCCGGAGTTGTCTTATAAGAATTTAGGAATTCAAGAAGGCGGTTCGGCGCAACGGCTGTGGATGGAGGCTATTTTGGATGGCAAGCGAATAAACGAGAAAGAAAAGATTCTAAGTGATCTGCACGAATACTGTAAGCTCGATACATTGGCGATGGTGGAAATATACAGGAGACTTAGAGGACTGACGTAA